One genomic window of Micrococcus flavus includes the following:
- a CDS encoding FMN-binding glutamate synthase family protein — MNPKTLAAAAASTLAAGVTGVAVNDVFQKQHTLLRNFPVLARARYALERIGPELRQYIVASNNEERPFSRDQRSWVYSSAKGANNYFGFGTDNDVENTTYPVVKHRTFSTVAPLSALALDPSQTLPSAKVLGGPRGRRHAFRPASVVNVSAMSFGSLSAQAISAINQGAALAGFLHNTGEGGLSDHHRQGGELILQIGTGYFGCRDAQGNFDLDRLADVVESAPVRAIEIKLSQGAKPGLGGHLPGAKVTEEIARIRGVEEGKDVASPSRHSAFSSVDEMLDFVEMVADRTGLPVGIKSAVGERDFWVELAELMADGSRGVDFITIDGGEGGTGAAPLTFSDSVAFPFRVAFTEVYSIFASRGLQDRVTWIGAGKLGLPDNAIVAFALGVDMIHVAREAMLAIGCIQAQKCQTDKCPAGVATQNPWLSRGLVPEDKAPRLARYVQTLRRDLLKVSEAAGVPHPGLLGPDDVDFVEHTRTHVSLREVYGYEDGWGVPGPEIAAEITRIMVESEDGRPAEEQVVQHEQLPEDDAADTTTQ, encoded by the coding sequence ATGAACCCGAAGACCCTCGCCGCCGCGGCGGCCTCCACCCTCGCCGCCGGAGTCACCGGCGTCGCCGTGAACGACGTGTTCCAGAAGCAGCACACGCTGCTCCGCAACTTCCCGGTGCTCGCGCGCGCCCGCTACGCGCTTGAGCGCATCGGCCCCGAGCTGCGCCAGTACATCGTGGCCAGCAACAACGAGGAACGCCCGTTCAGCCGCGACCAGCGCAGCTGGGTGTACTCGTCCGCCAAGGGAGCCAACAACTACTTCGGGTTCGGCACGGACAACGATGTGGAGAACACCACGTACCCGGTGGTCAAGCACCGGACGTTCTCGACCGTGGCCCCGCTGTCCGCCCTGGCGCTGGACCCGTCCCAGACCCTGCCGAGCGCCAAGGTGCTCGGGGGTCCTCGGGGTCGCCGCCACGCGTTCCGCCCGGCGTCCGTGGTGAACGTGTCCGCCATGTCCTTCGGCTCGCTCAGCGCGCAGGCCATCTCCGCCATCAACCAGGGCGCGGCCCTCGCCGGCTTCCTGCACAACACGGGCGAAGGCGGCCTCTCCGACCACCACCGCCAGGGCGGCGAGCTCATCCTGCAGATCGGCACCGGCTACTTCGGCTGCCGCGACGCGCAGGGCAACTTCGACCTCGACCGCCTCGCCGACGTCGTCGAGTCCGCCCCCGTGCGCGCCATCGAGATCAAGCTCAGCCAGGGCGCCAAGCCGGGCCTCGGAGGGCACCTGCCGGGCGCCAAGGTGACGGAGGAGATCGCGCGGATCCGCGGCGTCGAGGAGGGCAAGGACGTCGCCAGCCCGTCGCGGCACTCCGCGTTCTCGTCCGTGGACGAGATGCTCGACTTCGTCGAGATGGTCGCTGACCGCACCGGCCTCCCCGTGGGCATCAAGTCCGCCGTGGGCGAGCGTGACTTCTGGGTGGAGCTCGCGGAACTGATGGCCGACGGCAGCCGCGGGGTCGACTTCATCACCATCGACGGCGGCGAGGGCGGCACCGGCGCCGCTCCCCTGACCTTCTCCGACAGCGTGGCCTTCCCGTTCCGGGTGGCGTTCACCGAGGTCTACTCGATCTTCGCCTCGCGCGGCCTCCAGGACCGTGTCACCTGGATCGGCGCGGGCAAGCTCGGTCTGCCGGACAACGCGATCGTCGCCTTCGCCCTCGGCGTGGACATGATCCACGTGGCGCGTGAGGCCATGCTGGCCATCGGCTGCATCCAGGCGCAGAAGTGCCAGACGGACAAGTGCCCGGCCGGAGTCGCGACGCAGAATCCTTGGCTCTCGCGGGGTCTCGTCCCCGAGGACAAGGCGCCGCGACTGGCCCGCTACGTCCAGACCCTCCGTCGAGACCTGCTCAAGGTCTCGGAGGCGGCGGGCGTCCCCCATCCGGGCCTGCTCGGACCCGACGACGTCGACTTCGTGGAGCACACCCGCACGCATGTCTCCCTCCGCGAGGTGTACGGCTACGAGGACGGCTGGGGCGTGCCCGGTCCGGAGATCGCTGCCGAGATCACCCGGATCATGGTGGAGTCCGAGGACGGCCGCCCGGCCGAGGAGCAGGTGGTGCAGCACGAGCAGCTGCCCGAGGACGACGCGGCGGACACGACCACCCAGTGA
- a CDS encoding alpha/beta fold hydrolase, whose product MARFETSGAVLDHSTVGMRGPTVVRLHGLTSSRRRDALLGVDVTRELGDRRVLAYDARGHGRSTGRPVPEDYRWSALASDLAELLDDVAPGESVVGAGVSMGSGTLMHLAVREPERFRALVLTLPPTAWSTRAAKAGTYEAAARAVETHGLHRFLGAAQAAHVRAPAALGPDDTTPEVTERLLPSVYRGAALSDLPAPADLAALEMPVLIQAWVEDVTHPLSTAEQLQALIRGSELMVARTPDDTRDWPRRTARWLDDVVG is encoded by the coding sequence ATGGCACGGTTCGAGACGTCCGGGGCGGTCCTGGACCACTCGACGGTCGGCATGCGCGGGCCCACGGTGGTGCGTCTGCACGGGCTGACCTCCTCCCGGCGACGCGACGCGCTGCTGGGGGTGGACGTCACCCGGGAGCTGGGGGATCGCCGGGTGCTGGCGTACGACGCCCGCGGGCACGGTCGGTCCACGGGGCGGCCCGTGCCCGAGGACTACCGGTGGAGCGCCCTGGCGAGCGACCTCGCCGAGCTGCTCGACGACGTCGCCCCCGGAGAGTCGGTGGTCGGCGCGGGCGTGTCCATGGGGTCCGGGACGCTGATGCACCTGGCCGTGCGCGAGCCGGAGCGGTTCCGTGCGCTGGTGCTGACGCTGCCGCCGACCGCCTGGTCCACGCGTGCCGCGAAGGCCGGGACGTACGAGGCGGCGGCCCGGGCCGTGGAGACACATGGTCTGCACAGGTTCCTCGGTGCGGCGCAGGCCGCGCACGTGCGGGCGCCGGCGGCCCTCGGGCCGGACGACACTACACCCGAGGTCACCGAGCGGCTGCTGCCGTCCGTCTACCGCGGGGCGGCGCTGAGCGACCTGCCAGCTCCGGCCGACCTCGCGGCCCTGGAGATGCCGGTGCTGATCCAGGCCTGGGTGGAGGACGTCACGCATCCGCTGAGCACGGCCGAACAGCTCCAGGCACTCATCCGCGGCAGTGAGCTGATGGTGGCGCGCACCCCGGACGACACGCGGGACTGGCCGCGTCGCACGGCCCGGTGGCTGGACGACGTCGTCGGGTGA
- a CDS encoding RNA polymerase-binding protein RbpA — MSDRSLRGMRLGAQSLESEAGVEPAPRQRVEYRTEDGEQVFVTFAVEADVPATWTSKTGKEALRVDGEKPEQSEGKPVRTHWDMLLERRSMEDLEETFQVQLTKLRATRGEDD, encoded by the coding sequence ATGAGCGATCGCAGCCTGCGCGGCATGCGCCTGGGGGCGCAGTCCCTGGAGTCCGAGGCCGGCGTCGAGCCGGCGCCCCGCCAGCGGGTCGAGTACCGCACAGAGGACGGCGAGCAGGTGTTCGTGACCTTCGCCGTCGAGGCGGACGTCCCGGCGACGTGGACCTCGAAGACCGGCAAGGAGGCCCTCCGCGTGGACGGCGAGAAGCCGGAGCAGAGCGAGGGCAAGCCGGTCCGCACCCACTGGGACATGCTGCTCGAGCGCCGCTCCATGGAGGACCTCGAGGAGACCTTCCAGGTCCAGCTCACGAAGCTGCGCGCCACGCGCGGCGAGGACGACTGA
- a CDS encoding oxidoreductase, producing the protein MTSSAPPASPLLEPITVRGTTLPNRVVMASMHLGLEDRVEDLGALAAFYAERAVGGVGLIVTGGLGVTPEGAVAPGAGLLATEEDARAHRTVTDAVHAAGGRILAQLLHTGRYARGADLVSASATRAPISRHTAHALTVGEIAELVAAYARSAALARSAGYDGVEVMASEGYLLNQFLAPATNRRTDAYGGDAARRRRFPQEVVAAVRGALGEDGLLSVRTSVTDLVADGQDGEEVLAAAAAFEAAGADLLMTGVGWHESRVPTVLTSVPRAAFLDATARVRAAVGIPVIAANRLTTPADAEAALTAGAADLVGLARPLLADPDWVRSIGRPGAEHLTPCIACNQACLDHVMVGRPVSCLMNPRAGRETDPRYARPVPVALGRRRRIAVVGAGPAGLTAAHRAAGFGHDVVLYEAADEVGGQFRLARRIPGKEEFAPALEHLRARAVAAGVDLRTGTAVTVDTLLTDDGAPAFDEVLVTAGVRPRAVDLPGMGEPGVPAVHAYDDVVAGRVSCGPRVAVVGAGGVGVDVAQLLAAPEGERPGEPEPITAWRARWGVTDDPSVRGGLTERAPRTPAREVVLLQRSPEPIGSRLRPTSGWVHRAELAALGVERMSGVAYERLSEDGLHITVPGDGPDERVPRVLDVTDVVVCAGQEPEAGLAGDLVAAGYLAGAVRTVGGAEDARELDAYRAMDAAVRAVTG; encoded by the coding sequence ATGACATCGTCGGCCCCGCCCGCCTCCCCGCTCCTGGAGCCCATCACCGTGCGCGGGACGACCCTGCCCAACCGCGTCGTCATGGCGTCGATGCACCTCGGCCTCGAGGACCGCGTGGAGGACCTCGGAGCCCTCGCCGCCTTCTACGCCGAGCGCGCCGTCGGCGGGGTCGGGCTGATCGTCACCGGCGGTCTGGGCGTCACCCCGGAGGGGGCTGTGGCGCCCGGAGCGGGCCTGCTCGCCACGGAGGAGGACGCCCGGGCGCACCGGACCGTCACGGACGCCGTCCACGCGGCCGGCGGGCGGATCCTCGCCCAGCTGCTGCACACGGGCCGGTATGCCCGCGGCGCGGACCTGGTGTCCGCCTCCGCCACGCGGGCCCCGATCTCCCGGCACACCGCGCATGCCCTGACGGTGGGGGAGATCGCGGAGCTGGTGGCCGCGTACGCCCGGTCCGCCGCGCTGGCCCGGTCGGCCGGCTACGACGGCGTCGAGGTGATGGCCTCCGAGGGGTACCTGCTCAACCAGTTCCTGGCCCCGGCCACCAACCGCCGCACGGACGCCTACGGCGGGGACGCGGCGCGCCGGCGCCGGTTCCCCCAGGAGGTGGTGGCGGCGGTGCGCGGCGCGCTGGGGGAGGACGGGCTGCTGTCCGTCCGGACCTCGGTGACGGACCTCGTGGCCGACGGCCAGGACGGCGAGGAGGTGCTGGCCGCGGCCGCCGCCTTCGAGGCCGCGGGGGCCGACCTGCTGATGACGGGCGTGGGCTGGCATGAGTCCCGGGTGCCCACCGTGCTCACGTCCGTGCCCCGGGCCGCCTTCCTGGACGCCACCGCCCGCGTGCGCGCCGCCGTCGGGATCCCCGTCATCGCGGCCAACCGGCTGACCACCCCCGCCGACGCCGAGGCGGCCCTCACCGCCGGCGCCGCCGACCTCGTGGGGCTCGCCCGTCCGCTGCTGGCCGACCCGGATTGGGTGCGGAGCATCGGGCGGCCCGGCGCGGAGCACCTCACCCCGTGCATCGCCTGCAACCAGGCGTGCCTCGACCACGTCATGGTCGGGCGGCCGGTGAGCTGCCTGATGAACCCGCGGGCCGGCCGGGAGACCGATCCGCGCTACGCCCGGCCCGTCCCCGTGGCGCTCGGGCGGCGGCGGCGCATCGCCGTCGTCGGAGCGGGGCCGGCGGGGCTGACGGCGGCCCATCGAGCCGCCGGCTTCGGCCACGACGTCGTGCTCTACGAGGCGGCGGACGAGGTGGGCGGGCAGTTCCGCCTGGCCCGCCGGATCCCCGGCAAGGAGGAGTTCGCCCCGGCCCTGGAGCACCTGCGCGCCCGCGCGGTCGCCGCCGGGGTGGACCTGCGCACCGGGACAGCGGTCACCGTCGACACGCTCCTGACCGATGACGGCGCCCCCGCGTTCGACGAGGTCCTGGTGACCGCCGGGGTCCGGCCCCGAGCCGTCGACCTGCCGGGGATGGGGGAGCCGGGCGTCCCGGCCGTGCACGCCTACGACGACGTCGTCGCCGGCCGTGTCTCGTGCGGGCCCCGCGTGGCGGTGGTGGGCGCCGGCGGCGTCGGGGTGGACGTCGCGCAGCTGCTCGCCGCCCCGGAGGGGGAGCGGCCGGGGGAGCCCGAGCCGATCACGGCGTGGCGGGCGCGCTGGGGCGTCACGGACGACCCGTCCGTGCGCGGTGGCCTGACGGAGCGGGCGCCGCGTACCCCAGCCCGCGAGGTCGTGCTGCTGCAGCGCTCGCCCGAGCCGATCGGGTCCCGACTGCGTCCCACGTCCGGGTGGGTGCACCGCGCGGAGCTGGCCGCCCTCGGCGTGGAGCGGATGAGCGGCGTGGCGTACGAACGGCTGTCCGAGGACGGGTTGCACATTACCGTTCCGGGAGACGGACCTGACGAGCGCGTGCCGCGCGTGCTGGACGTGACGGACGTGGTGGTGTGCGCGGGCCAGGAGCCGGAGGCCGGCCTCGCCGGGGATCTCGTGGCGGCCGGCTATCTGGCCGGGGCGGTGCGCACCGTGGGGGGCGCGGAGGACGCGCGGGAGCTGGACGCCTACCGGGCCATGGACGCGGCCGTGCGCGCGGTGACCGGCTGA
- a CDS encoding polyprenol monophosphomannose synthase, producing MHVLTIIPTYNEIESLPITLGRLRDAVPDSDVLVVDDASPDGTGAWADERAAQDANVHVLHRSEKNGLGGAYIAGFRWGLERGYDVLVEMDADGSHQPEQLPRLLEAVRTADLVIGSRRVPGGKMVNWPASRKLISAAGSLYPRIMLGLKLTDVTAGYRAYRADTLRKIDLDAVQSKGYGFQVDMTFRVARLGLRIVEVPITFVERELGESKMSGGIIGEAVVNVTKWGAQARWETLTGRSGRR from the coding sequence ATGCACGTGCTCACCATCATCCCCACCTACAACGAGATCGAGTCACTGCCGATCACCCTCGGCCGGCTCCGCGACGCGGTGCCGGACTCGGACGTGCTCGTGGTGGACGACGCCTCCCCGGACGGCACCGGTGCCTGGGCGGATGAGCGCGCGGCACAGGATGCGAACGTGCACGTGCTGCACCGCTCCGAGAAGAACGGCCTGGGCGGGGCCTACATCGCCGGCTTCCGCTGGGGGCTGGAGCGGGGCTACGACGTCCTCGTGGAGATGGACGCGGACGGCTCGCACCAGCCGGAGCAGCTGCCGCGCCTGCTGGAGGCCGTGCGCACCGCGGACCTGGTGATCGGCTCCCGCCGCGTCCCGGGCGGCAAGATGGTCAACTGGCCCGCCTCCCGCAAGCTCATCTCCGCCGCCGGCTCCCTGTACCCGCGCATCATGCTCGGCCTGAAGCTGACGGACGTCACGGCCGGCTACCGCGCCTACCGGGCGGACACCCTGCGGAAGATCGACCTGGACGCGGTCCAGTCCAAAGGCTACGGCTTCCAGGTGGACATGACCTTCCGGGTGGCCCGGCTGGGCCTGCGCATCGTGGAGGTGCCCATCACGTTCGTGGAGCGTGAGCTGGGGGAGTCCAAGATGAGCGGCGGCATCATCGGTGAGGCCGTGGTCAACGTGACCAAGTGGGGGGCCCAGGCCCGCTGGGAGACCCTCACGGGCCGCTCCGGCCGCCGCTGA
- a CDS encoding NfeD family protein translates to MEWFEANAGWLWFAAAGVLAGVELLTLDLVLVMLAAGAAAAGAAALAGAGVGVQVAVFAAASLLMLAAVRPVALRHLRKDTGASASYLDGLIGRRLTADSPVTEEQGVLTVDGETWSARVEPGARPAAPGQEVTVLAVSGAHLVVRAAPVIDWDAPQP, encoded by the coding sequence GTGGAGTGGTTCGAGGCGAACGCGGGATGGCTGTGGTTCGCGGCCGCCGGCGTGCTGGCCGGGGTGGAGCTGCTGACCCTGGACCTCGTCCTCGTCATGCTCGCGGCCGGGGCCGCCGCGGCCGGGGCGGCCGCGCTCGCGGGCGCCGGCGTCGGGGTCCAGGTGGCCGTGTTCGCCGCCGCGAGCCTGCTCATGCTGGCCGCCGTGCGCCCCGTGGCCCTGCGCCATCTGCGCAAGGACACCGGCGCCTCCGCCTCCTACCTCGACGGCCTGATCGGCCGCCGCCTCACCGCCGACTCCCCCGTGACCGAGGAGCAGGGCGTCCTCACCGTGGACGGCGAGACCTGGTCCGCCCGGGTCGAGCCCGGCGCCCGCCCCGCCGCCCCCGGCCAGGAGGTCACCGTCCTCGCGGTGTCCGGCGCCCACCTGGTGGTCCGCGCCGCCCCCGTCATCGACTGGGACGCCCCGCAGCCCTGA
- a CDS encoding DEAD/DEAH box helicase produces the protein MAPHPSTDTPAGPPEEPRLSPAERYARARRERHHAGSELSAFAARLDFPLDDFQREACREVEDGHGVLVAAPTGAGKTVVGEFAVHLALARGRKAFYTTPIKALSNQKFLDLRRVHGAENVGLLTGDTSVNADAPVVVMTTEVLRNMLYADSEALTDLGYVVMDEVHYLADRFRGPVWEEVIIHLPEHVQLISLSATVSNAEEFGSWLDTVRGATTVVVSEHRPVPLWQHVMAGGRLYDLFAEDVAFEDTADADGTPLLNPELERLAREAERGGQRPDWGRPGRGRRDEGGRGGAKGRGGRSGGRDRGRGSRDTRPDAGRSSGWDRNRGTSASLGTSGGGRDHRDGRGPGLMTSRPEMIRVLDREGLLPGITFIFSRAGCDGAVEQCLRAGLDLTTAHEKARIAARVDEAARLLPAEDLDVLGFWAWRDGLSRGFAAHHAGMLPPFKEAVEDLFAAGVLKTVFATETLALGVNMPARSVVLEKLVKFNGESHVDVTPGEYTQLTGRAGRRGIDVEGHAVVMWRPGLDPAAVAGLASRRTYPLKSSFRPTYNMSVNLLAQVGAERARGILESSFAQFQADRSVVGLAREVRSKQGTLEKYEAAMACERGDFAEYLALRKEVAGAEKSGSQGRRRAHIAAVKESLADLAVGDVIELDAGRRLGRAVVVMPAGNPQNPRVGVVTDSAHLRRITLDDVADPVEPVAGADLGQTVQVKTPSQRKDVAARMREAVRTHRPPTGGARRGTGFRLREEADSPRLEDLRRRLQAHPCHACPDREDHARWGERWWGMRREVGLLRERIAGRTNTIARTFDRVVDLLNRYGYVGPDPDAPAEALSDRGQTLRRVYGERDLLTSLVLHDPATAHLGPEDWACVAALLVYQGKGESQGLPVAMPNGRLQRVAEAVEELEERLRADEAAARIEPTPSTDLGLVGPVHRWVRGGTLRETLQGAELAAGDFVRWARQVIDVLDQIAQVPGDAHRSRSCRRAAGLVARGVVATSLPGAAAEPEA, from the coding sequence ATGGCCCCCCATCCCTCGACCGACACCCCCGCCGGCCCGCCCGAGGAGCCGCGCCTGAGCCCCGCCGAGCGCTACGCGCGGGCCCGCCGCGAGCGCCACCACGCCGGCTCCGAGCTGTCCGCGTTCGCCGCCCGGCTGGACTTCCCGCTGGACGACTTCCAACGCGAGGCCTGCCGGGAGGTCGAGGACGGCCACGGCGTACTCGTGGCGGCGCCCACCGGTGCGGGCAAGACCGTGGTGGGGGAGTTCGCCGTGCACCTGGCCCTCGCCCGCGGCCGGAAGGCGTTCTACACCACGCCCATCAAGGCGCTCTCGAACCAGAAGTTCCTGGACCTGAGGCGCGTGCACGGCGCGGAGAACGTCGGACTGCTGACCGGCGACACGTCCGTGAACGCGGACGCGCCCGTGGTGGTGATGACCACCGAGGTCCTGCGCAACATGCTCTACGCGGACTCCGAGGCCCTCACGGATCTGGGCTACGTGGTGATGGACGAGGTGCACTATCTCGCCGATCGGTTCCGCGGCCCGGTGTGGGAGGAGGTCATCATCCACCTGCCCGAGCATGTGCAGCTGATCTCCCTCTCCGCCACCGTGTCCAACGCCGAGGAGTTCGGCTCGTGGCTGGACACCGTGCGCGGGGCGACGACCGTGGTGGTCTCCGAGCACCGCCCCGTGCCGCTGTGGCAGCACGTCATGGCGGGCGGCCGCCTCTACGACCTGTTCGCGGAGGACGTCGCCTTCGAGGACACCGCCGACGCCGACGGCACGCCGCTGCTGAACCCCGAGCTGGAACGCCTCGCGCGCGAGGCCGAGCGCGGCGGCCAGCGCCCCGACTGGGGCCGGCCCGGCCGGGGACGCCGCGACGAGGGCGGCCGCGGCGGCGCGAAGGGCCGTGGCGGGCGTTCCGGGGGTCGGGACCGGGGTCGCGGCAGCCGGGACACCCGTCCCGACGCGGGACGCTCCTCCGGCTGGGACCGGAACCGCGGCACCAGCGCCTCCCTCGGGACCTCCGGCGGCGGCCGGGATCACCGGGACGGCCGCGGCCCGGGCCTGATGACCTCCCGACCGGAGATGATCCGCGTCCTGGACCGCGAGGGCCTGCTGCCGGGCATCACGTTCATCTTCTCGCGGGCCGGCTGCGACGGCGCCGTGGAGCAGTGCCTGCGGGCCGGGCTGGACCTCACCACCGCCCACGAGAAGGCGCGGATCGCCGCGCGCGTGGACGAGGCGGCCCGCCTCCTGCCGGCCGAGGACCTGGACGTGCTCGGGTTCTGGGCGTGGCGGGACGGGCTGTCCCGGGGCTTCGCCGCCCACCACGCCGGGATGCTGCCGCCGTTCAAGGAGGCCGTGGAGGACCTCTTCGCCGCCGGCGTGCTCAAGACCGTGTTCGCCACCGAGACCCTCGCCCTGGGGGTGAACATGCCGGCCCGCTCGGTGGTGCTGGAAAAGCTCGTCAAGTTCAACGGGGAGTCCCACGTGGACGTCACCCCGGGGGAGTACACCCAGCTGACGGGCCGCGCCGGCCGCCGCGGGATCGACGTCGAGGGCCACGCCGTGGTCATGTGGCGCCCCGGCCTGGACCCCGCTGCGGTGGCCGGCCTGGCCTCGCGGCGCACCTATCCGCTGAAGTCCTCGTTCCGGCCCACCTACAACATGTCCGTGAACCTGCTGGCCCAGGTGGGCGCCGAGCGCGCCCGCGGCATCCTCGAGTCCTCGTTCGCGCAGTTCCAGGCGGACCGATCGGTCGTCGGCCTGGCCCGGGAGGTGCGCTCCAAGCAGGGGACCCTGGAGAAGTACGAGGCCGCCATGGCCTGCGAGCGCGGCGACTTCGCCGAGTACCTCGCCCTGCGCAAGGAGGTGGCCGGCGCGGAGAAGTCCGGCTCGCAGGGCCGTCGTCGGGCCCACATCGCGGCGGTGAAGGAGTCCCTCGCGGACCTCGCCGTGGGGGACGTGATCGAGCTCGACGCCGGCCGGCGACTCGGGCGGGCCGTCGTCGTGATGCCCGCCGGCAATCCGCAGAACCCGCGCGTCGGGGTCGTGACGGACTCCGCGCACCTGCGCCGCATCACCCTGGACGACGTGGCCGACCCCGTGGAGCCCGTGGCCGGGGCGGACCTGGGCCAGACCGTGCAGGTCAAGACCCCGTCCCAGCGCAAGGACGTGGCCGCGCGGATGCGCGAGGCCGTGCGCACCCACCGCCCGCCCACCGGCGGCGCCCGGCGGGGGACCGGCTTCCGCCTCCGCGAGGAGGCCGACTCCCCGCGCCTGGAGGATCTGCGCCGCCGCCTGCAGGCGCACCCGTGCCACGCGTGCCCGGACCGGGAGGACCACGCCCGCTGGGGCGAGCGCTGGTGGGGGATGCGCCGGGAGGTGGGGCTGCTCCGCGAGCGGATCGCCGGGCGGACGAACACCATCGCCCGCACGTTCGACCGCGTGGTGGACCTGCTGAACCGGTACGGGTACGTGGGTCCGGATCCGGACGCGCCCGCCGAGGCGCTCTCGGACCGGGGTCAGACCCTGCGCCGCGTGTACGGGGAGCGGGACCTGCTCACCTCCCTCGTGCTCCACGACCCCGCCACCGCGCACCTGGGCCCCGAGGACTGGGCGTGCGTGGCCGCGCTGCTCGTGTACCAGGGCAAGGGCGAGTCCCAGGGGCTGCCCGTGGCCATGCCCAACGGCCGCCTCCAGCGGGTGGCCGAGGCCGTCGAGGAGCTCGAGGAGCGCCTGCGCGCGGACGAGGCCGCCGCCCGGATCGAGCCCACGCCGTCCACCGACCTCGGGCTCGTGGGACCCGTGCACCGCTGGGTGCGCGGGGGGACCCTGCGGGAGACCCTGCAGGGCGCCGAGCTGGCGGCCGGCGACTTCGTGCGCTGGGCGCGCCAGGTGATCGACGTGCTGGACCAGATCGCCCAGGTGCCCGGGGACGCCCACCGCTCCCGGAGCTGCCGACGCGCGGCCGGGCTCGTGGCCCGCGGCGTGGTGGCCACCTCCCTGCCCGGGGCGGCGGCCGAGCCCGAGGCGTGA
- a CDS encoding condensation domain-containing protein: MRLTNVAHLRLPFGPLWTYRLEVGSPGAALPLSADQARHVGEGPRAGSWMALALRLPAPVQREVLSRAWHAVVERHGTLRTVALLDDDGVPSLHEVPVLGGAWVEHPVRAGQPMHVAVRRLLDEACSPEQTPSHRLSVIETMDGPVVLIASDHAHVDMWSFLVLLRDLLDAVQALREGRDPALGTAPSFGEHTVLQAERPAPSPEEAARWHGMLQECGGHFPVFPLPLGADSPVPERVEVRDVLDVVGNEALADAAAGQGVSSLALVVSVLAEVTGRLAGSPLRALFPVHTRLDPRWHDSVGWFIANSVLAPASACAADAAAAVREAVRLGRPRLDPVLSRYPDAGAVPGMFALSWLDLRRLPVAVDSRRVQAELVSARIRTDNVMVWFVSDGTGLHLRCRYPDTDTARASVGTWLDAVVAGVRERAVGPAAPPAGR; the protein is encoded by the coding sequence ATGCGCCTGACCAACGTGGCCCACCTGCGCCTGCCGTTCGGTCCCCTGTGGACGTATCGGCTCGAGGTCGGCTCCCCCGGCGCGGCACTCCCCCTGTCCGCGGACCAGGCCCGGCACGTCGGCGAGGGCCCGCGGGCGGGCTCCTGGATGGCCCTGGCCCTCCGGTTGCCCGCGCCCGTCCAGCGCGAGGTCCTCTCCCGCGCGTGGCACGCGGTGGTCGAGCGGCACGGCACCCTGCGCACGGTCGCCCTCCTCGACGACGACGGCGTGCCCTCCCTGCACGAGGTCCCCGTCCTCGGCGGGGCCTGGGTGGAGCACCCGGTGCGGGCGGGCCAGCCGATGCACGTGGCCGTCCGGCGCCTGCTCGACGAGGCCTGCTCACCCGAGCAGACCCCGTCCCATCGGCTCAGCGTCATCGAGACGATGGACGGGCCCGTGGTGCTGATCGCGTCGGACCACGCGCACGTGGACATGTGGAGCTTCCTCGTGCTGCTGCGGGACCTCCTGGACGCCGTGCAGGCCCTGCGGGAGGGACGGGACCCGGCACTGGGGACGGCGCCGTCCTTCGGGGAGCACACGGTCCTGCAGGCCGAGCGGCCCGCCCCGTCCCCGGAGGAGGCCGCCCGCTGGCACGGGATGCTCCAGGAGTGCGGGGGCCACTTCCCGGTGTTCCCCCTGCCGCTCGGGGCGGACTCCCCCGTCCCGGAGCGGGTGGAGGTGCGGGACGTGCTCGACGTGGTCGGCAACGAGGCGCTGGCCGACGCGGCGGCCGGCCAGGGCGTCTCCTCGCTCGCCCTCGTGGTCTCCGTGCTCGCCGAGGTCACCGGGCGCCTGGCCGGGTCCCCGCTGCGCGCCCTCTTCCCCGTGCACACGCGGCTGGATCCGCGCTGGCACGACTCGGTGGGCTGGTTCATCGCGAACTCCGTGCTCGCCCCCGCGTCCGCCTGCGCCGCGGACGCGGCCGCCGCCGTGCGGGAGGCCGTGCGCCTCGGACGTCCGCGCCTCGACCCGGTGCTGTCCCGCTACCCCGACGCCGGCGCCGTCCCCGGCATGTTCGCCCTCTCCTGGCTGGACCTGCGCCGGCTGCCGGTGGCGGTGGACTCGCGGCGGGTGCAGGCCGAGCTGGTGAGCGCGCGGATCCGGACGGACAACGTGATGGTGTGGTTCGTCTCGGACGGCACCGGGCTGCACCTGCGGTGCCGCTATCCGGACACGGACACCGCGCGCGCCTCGGTGGGCACCTGGCTCGACGCCGTGGTGGCCGGGGTGCGCGAGCGCGCCGTCGGCCCCGCCGCGCCGCCGGCAGGCCGCTGA